The following proteins are co-located in the Conyzicola lurida genome:
- a CDS encoding beta-galactosidase, translating into MYYGGDYNPEQWPEAVWHDDVRLMREAGVNLVSLGIFSWSRIQPAEGEFDFEWLDTVIDLLHANGIQVDLATATASPPPWATSAYPQMLPQDENGATYWPGSRQQFAPASPDYRRLAAALVTALAERYARHPAVVMWHVNNEYGCHVNYDYSDNAAVAFRVWLREKYQTLDALNAAWGTDFWSQRYTDFEQIVPPRKAPYSRNPAGELDFKRYTSDTLLGLYLMEKQIIRAAGATQPVTTNFMGAFPPADYWSWAPHMDVITDDCYPDPNDPESFRAAAFARDLMRSFKPDTPWILMEQASNALNWRPTNAPKAPGQMAALSTQAVARGADGIMFFQWRQSRAGSEKFHSAMLPQAGTRTRTWREVVALGAELGELPPLPASRDSRVAIVFDWDNWWAIGNPDHPVPLDYLALVQRWHAAAHRQHVQVDFVQPTSDLAGFAVVVAPQLYLLTAEGAANLLAFAEAGGHLLIGAFSDLVDENDAFRAGGYLTQLGPSLGIWLEDFGALVPPAGSGAGPSSAGESSVTGPVASGPGQMFAPLKGAVEATGTLLAEEIHLDGATELATFVGGRLDGRPAFTVNAVGEGRAYYLATIPDAAGSGSVLAHVFTAAGVQPVVDDLPETVEAARRGDVVTLINHSSEPAEVPSGTLAPFGYLMLRDGE; encoded by the coding sequence ATGTACTACGGCGGCGACTACAACCCCGAACAGTGGCCCGAGGCCGTCTGGCACGATGACGTGCGACTCATGCGCGAGGCGGGCGTCAACCTCGTCAGCCTCGGCATCTTCTCCTGGTCGCGCATCCAGCCCGCCGAGGGCGAGTTCGACTTCGAGTGGCTCGACACGGTCATCGACCTGCTGCACGCGAACGGCATCCAGGTCGACCTCGCCACCGCGACCGCCTCGCCGCCTCCGTGGGCGACGAGCGCGTATCCGCAGATGCTGCCGCAGGACGAGAACGGGGCAACGTACTGGCCGGGATCACGCCAGCAGTTCGCGCCCGCCTCGCCCGATTACCGTCGGCTCGCCGCCGCGCTCGTGACGGCGCTCGCGGAGCGCTACGCGCGTCATCCCGCCGTTGTCATGTGGCACGTCAACAACGAGTACGGCTGCCACGTGAACTACGACTACTCCGACAACGCGGCCGTCGCCTTCCGTGTCTGGCTGCGGGAGAAGTACCAGACTCTCGACGCGCTCAACGCGGCGTGGGGCACCGACTTCTGGTCGCAGCGCTACACCGACTTCGAGCAGATCGTGCCGCCGCGCAAGGCGCCGTACAGCCGTAACCCGGCCGGCGAGCTCGACTTCAAGCGCTACACCTCCGACACGCTGCTCGGGCTGTACCTGATGGAGAAGCAGATCATCCGGGCGGCGGGCGCGACCCAGCCGGTCACCACCAACTTCATGGGCGCGTTCCCGCCGGCCGACTACTGGTCGTGGGCCCCGCACATGGACGTCATCACCGACGACTGCTACCCCGATCCGAACGACCCGGAGTCGTTCCGTGCCGCGGCGTTCGCCCGCGACCTGATGCGCTCGTTCAAGCCGGACACCCCGTGGATCCTGATGGAACAGGCGAGCAACGCACTCAACTGGCGGCCGACGAACGCGCCCAAGGCGCCCGGCCAGATGGCCGCGCTCAGCACGCAGGCGGTCGCGCGCGGTGCCGACGGCATCATGTTCTTCCAGTGGCGGCAGTCGCGGGCGGGCAGCGAGAAGTTCCACTCGGCGATGCTGCCGCAGGCCGGGACCCGCACGCGCACCTGGCGCGAGGTCGTCGCCCTCGGCGCCGAACTCGGCGAGCTGCCCCCGCTGCCGGCGTCCCGGGATTCCCGCGTCGCGATCGTCTTCGACTGGGACAACTGGTGGGCGATCGGCAACCCCGACCACCCCGTACCGCTCGACTACCTCGCGCTCGTGCAGCGCTGGCACGCCGCCGCCCACCGGCAGCACGTGCAGGTCGATTTCGTGCAGCCGACCAGCGATCTCGCCGGGTTCGCCGTGGTCGTCGCGCCGCAGCTCTACCTGCTGACGGCCGAGGGCGCCGCGAACCTGCTCGCCTTCGCCGAGGCCGGCGGCCACCTGCTCATCGGCGCGTTCAGCGACCTCGTCGACGAGAACGACGCCTTCCGCGCGGGCGGCTACCTCACCCAGCTCGGCCCGTCGCTGGGAATCTGGCTCGAAGACTTCGGCGCGCTGGTACCTCCGGCCGGGAGCGGCGCCGGGCCGTCGTCCGCCGGGGAGTCCTCGGTGACCGGTCCCGTGGCATCCGGCCCCGGCCAAATGTTTGCTCCCCTTAAAGGCGCCGTCGAGGCGACCGGCACGCTGCTCGCCGAAGAGATCCACCTCGACGGGGCGACCGAGCTCGCCACGTTCGTCGGCGGGCGCCTCGACGGCCGGCCGGCGTTCACGGTCAACGCGGTCGGCGAGGGTCGGGCGTACTACCTGGCCACGATTCCGGATGCCGCGGGGAGTGGCTCCGTTCTGGCCCACGTCTTCACAGCCGCCGGCGTGCAGCCCGTGGTCGACGATCTGCCCGAGACGGTCGAGGCGGCCCGCCGCGGAGATGTCGTGACGCTGATCAACCACTCATCCGAGCCTGCCGAGGTGCCGTCGGGCACGCTGGCCCCCTTCGGCTACCTGATGCTGCGGGACGGCGAATGA
- a CDS encoding LacI family DNA-binding transcriptional regulator, with amino-acid sequence MSSIKDVAALAGVSMSTVSNVLNRPERVSADSVDRVLRAIDQLGFVRNDAARQLRTGRSTLIGLAVINISNPFFTDVATGVEQAARDAGYSVLLGNSASRPEGEVGFLDLFEKQRVDGVLIVPSGDVLDKLDGLRRRGTPAVLIDRVDDRRTFSSVSTDDVVGGRLAGEHLLAIGRRRIWFIGADLGVRQMRDRLDGLREAVRAVPGATVSVEISAHLNAEDGIAYGRRIAALPAAERPDAVFAANDMVALGLLQAFTGSGIRVPHDIAIVGYDDIVFSAAAAIPLTSVRQPSQRMGSTAATLLIDQLAGDAEHRSIVYEPELVVRSSTAG; translated from the coding sequence GTGTCCAGCATCAAAGACGTCGCGGCGCTCGCCGGAGTCTCGATGAGCACCGTGTCGAACGTGCTCAACCGCCCCGAGCGCGTCTCGGCAGACTCGGTCGACCGGGTGTTACGGGCGATCGACCAGCTCGGCTTCGTGCGCAACGACGCCGCCCGCCAGCTCCGTACCGGCCGCAGCACCCTCATCGGCCTCGCCGTCATCAACATCAGCAACCCCTTTTTCACGGATGTCGCGACCGGCGTCGAGCAGGCCGCGAGAGACGCCGGCTATTCGGTGCTGCTCGGCAACAGCGCGTCGCGGCCCGAGGGCGAGGTCGGGTTCCTCGACCTGTTCGAGAAGCAGCGCGTCGACGGCGTGCTCATCGTGCCGTCGGGCGACGTGCTCGACAAGCTCGACGGACTGCGCCGCCGCGGGACCCCCGCCGTGCTGATCGACCGCGTCGACGACCGTCGCACCTTCTCCTCCGTGTCGACCGACGACGTGGTTGGGGGCCGGCTCGCGGGGGAACACCTGCTCGCGATCGGCCGACGCCGCATCTGGTTCATCGGCGCCGATCTCGGCGTGCGCCAGATGCGTGACCGGCTCGACGGGCTACGCGAGGCGGTGCGCGCGGTGCCCGGCGCCACGGTGTCGGTGGAGATCAGCGCCCACCTCAATGCCGAAGACGGTATCGCCTACGGGCGACGCATCGCCGCGCTGCCCGCCGCCGAGCGCCCCGACGCCGTGTTCGCCGCAAACGACATGGTCGCGCTCGGACTGCTGCAGGCCTTCACCGGTTCCGGCATCCGGGTGCCGCACGACATCGCGATCGTCGGCTACGACGACATCGTGTTCTCGGCGGCCGCCGCCATTCCGCTCACCTCGGTGCGCCAACCCAGCCAGCGCATGGGCAGCACCGCGGCGACCCTGCTGATCGACCAGCTGGCCGGCGACGCCGAACACCGCTCGATCGTCTACGAACCCGAACTCGTCGTGCGGTCCTCGACCGCCGGCTGA
- a CDS encoding serine hydrolase domain-containing protein, whose amino-acid sequence MSNEAGGADFGGAFDWAARQVSDGILPTAVLGIATSKGVVDVAAVGRTDARVAQTDDHYPLFSITKPLVGLTALRAVERGLLALDTPLQSALPEFGRRDVTLTHLLSHTSGITEPPMDAPDLRGALVRGGEDFAAGTMTRYSTLAFEGVAALVEHATGESLDASLASLSRDAGMPGLTFDRDCDPVPVVDAAAEGLDYERFAGLRHPGAGLFATVADLLSLGSVLLRDDGAVVHPSTRSAMLRPLTAGLPKLEPYIASRGQDWGLGWNLRHSAPGLLERGVFGHGGWAGTQFWVYPERDLCFVLLTNVASPDRLGHNPDTLFNAVAAAR is encoded by the coding sequence ATGAGCAACGAGGCTGGCGGGGCAGATTTCGGCGGGGCATTCGACTGGGCAGCACGGCAGGTGAGCGACGGCATCCTGCCCACGGCGGTGCTCGGTATCGCCACGTCGAAAGGTGTGGTGGATGTCGCGGCTGTCGGCCGCACCGACGCCCGGGTCGCGCAGACTGACGACCACTACCCGCTCTTCTCCATCACCAAACCGCTCGTCGGGCTCACCGCCCTTCGCGCAGTGGAACGCGGACTGCTCGCCCTCGACACACCTTTGCAGTCGGCGCTGCCCGAGTTCGGCCGCCGGGACGTCACCCTCACCCACCTGCTCAGCCACACCTCGGGCATCACCGAGCCGCCCATGGACGCCCCCGACCTGCGCGGCGCACTCGTGCGCGGCGGCGAGGACTTCGCGGCCGGAACCATGACGCGCTACTCGACCCTGGCCTTCGAGGGCGTCGCCGCGCTCGTCGAGCACGCGACGGGCGAATCGCTCGACGCCTCCCTCGCGTCCCTGTCCCGCGACGCCGGGATGCCCGGCCTGACCTTCGACCGCGACTGCGACCCCGTGCCGGTCGTGGACGCGGCAGCGGAGGGTCTCGACTACGAGCGGTTCGCCGGACTGCGTCATCCGGGCGCCGGCCTCTTCGCGACGGTCGCTGACCTGCTCTCCCTCGGCAGCGTGCTGCTGCGCGACGACGGGGCGGTGGTGCACCCGTCGACGCGCTCCGCGATGCTGCGCCCGCTCACGGCAGGGCTGCCGAAGCTGGAGCCATACATCGCGTCGCGCGGCCAGGACTGGGGCCTCGGCTGGAACCTGCGGCACTCGGCACCCGGGCTGCTCGAACGCGGCGTCTTCGGCCACGGCGGCTGGGCCGGAACGCAGTTCTGGGTCTACCCCGAGCGCGACCTGTGCTTCGTCCTGCTCACCAACGTGGCGAGCCCCGACCGGCTGGGCCACAACCCCGACACGCTGTTCAACGCGGTGGCCGCGGCCCGCTGA
- a CDS encoding alpha/beta fold hydrolase, whose product MSLDPVYVERLASGVSMAEPVGDYAAPSCVVVSSTIAGVPVRSYGVDGHTLVWLHGGGFSAGDLDMPEADTVARELVARAGVRVISVGYWLAAFPAGLDDVVAVVSALDAPVVLGGTSAGGNLALAAALTLRGSARVEALVLAYPYLHVEHPAAPSDLVDRMAPLPESARFTPEKMRAMAEFYLGESADDPPPLAYPGTAEFAGLPRTLVIGAEYDDLLTSARDAGRRLRAAGVPVEEYLEPGVLHGHLNTPGLPGALRTLDVIARFAR is encoded by the coding sequence GTGAGTCTCGACCCCGTCTACGTCGAGCGGCTCGCCTCCGGCGTCTCGATGGCGGAGCCGGTGGGCGACTACGCGGCGCCGTCGTGCGTCGTCGTCTCGTCGACGATCGCCGGGGTGCCGGTACGCTCCTACGGCGTCGACGGCCACACCCTCGTCTGGCTGCACGGCGGCGGGTTCTCGGCGGGCGACCTCGATATGCCCGAGGCCGATACCGTGGCGCGCGAGCTGGTGGCCCGCGCCGGGGTGCGGGTCATCTCGGTGGGGTACTGGCTCGCGGCGTTCCCGGCCGGACTCGACGATGTGGTCGCGGTGGTGTCGGCTCTCGACGCGCCGGTCGTGCTCGGCGGAACGAGTGCCGGGGGCAACCTCGCGCTCGCCGCGGCGTTGACGCTGCGGGGTTCGGCACGCGTGGAGGCCCTCGTGCTCGCCTACCCGTATCTGCACGTGGAGCATCCGGCAGCGCCATCCGACCTCGTCGACCGCATGGCACCGTTGCCCGAGTCGGCGCGGTTCACCCCCGAGAAGATGCGGGCGATGGCCGAGTTCTACCTCGGCGAGAGCGCCGACGATCCGCCGCCGCTCGCCTACCCGGGCACCGCCGAGTTCGCCGGGCTGCCGCGCACCCTCGTGATCGGCGCCGAATACGACGACCTGCTGACCTCGGCTCGGGATGCGGGCCGCCGCCTGCGCGCGGCCGGTGTTCCCGTCGAGGAGTACCTCGAGCCCGGCGTGCTGCACGGGCATCTCAACACCCCCGGGTTGCCCGGCGCGCTGCGAACCCTCGACGTGATCGCGCGGTTCGCGCGGTAG
- a CDS encoding DUF624 domain-containing protein — translation MTLVTDKRGRRAASDARRAAASGSGPVREDVPPARFPGAKNWFGLLGEVLAVGMLVSLASLPLITLPAALAAGVGHMRRYLLAEETTFDSAWRQFKAAFLGGAVVAVASIVLVLVLLLDIDLANSGALPGGPVIAAVGWIGLAAVGLALFTSAGLWTADRGWRRSIALVPGVVRSDPAGAAYTVATGVFAVIVTWQLAPLIVPALGCVVLAIVAIPERARRGHGDTGQ, via the coding sequence GTGACCCTCGTGACGGACAAGCGCGGGCGCCGCGCCGCGAGCGACGCGCGACGCGCGGCCGCTTCCGGCAGCGGTCCCGTGCGCGAGGACGTGCCGCCGGCGCGCTTCCCCGGCGCCAAGAACTGGTTCGGGCTGCTGGGGGAGGTGCTCGCCGTCGGAATGCTCGTCTCCCTCGCGTCGCTGCCCCTCATCACGCTGCCGGCGGCGCTCGCCGCCGGGGTCGGCCACATGCGCCGCTACCTGCTGGCCGAAGAGACCACGTTCGACTCGGCCTGGCGCCAGTTCAAGGCTGCATTCCTCGGCGGCGCGGTCGTCGCCGTCGCGAGCATCGTCCTGGTGCTCGTGCTTCTGCTCGACATCGACCTGGCGAACTCTGGTGCGCTGCCCGGAGGGCCGGTTATCGCCGCGGTCGGGTGGATCGGGCTCGCGGCCGTCGGCCTCGCCCTCTTCACCTCCGCGGGACTCTGGACCGCCGACCGCGGGTGGCGCCGGTCCATCGCCCTGGTTCCCGGCGTCGTGCGCAGCGACCCGGCCGGTGCCGCCTACACGGTCGCCACCGGCGTCTTCGCCGTGATCGTCACCTGGCAGCTCGCGCCGCTGATCGTTCCGGCGCTCGGCTGCGTGGTGCTCGCCATCGTCGCGATCCCCGAGCGGGCGCGGCGGGGCCACGGCGACACCGGACAGTGA
- a CDS encoding carbohydrate ABC transporter permease, protein MSTIEVDRAELLEGQLNPAPKRKKVKRGTVNTVIWFAVLIVTTAVILYPLVWLVFSTFKPSAEFGQNPGLIPDNPTINNYLKVLDGIAGIPLWRFFANSLLIAVLAVIGVLASSALAAYAFARIKFKGVGIFFAAMIGTLLLPFHVIIIPQYIMFQKLDLIDTYVPLILPKFLATEAFFVFLIVQFIRNIPRDMDEAARIDGAGHIRIFFSIILPLIRPALITSAIFAFIWTWNDFLGPLLYVNSPEKYPLPIALRLYNDATSTSDYGATVAVSFLALLPILIFFIVFQRFLVEGVATQGLKG, encoded by the coding sequence ATGAGCACCATCGAAGTCGACCGCGCGGAGCTGCTCGAGGGCCAGCTCAACCCCGCACCCAAGCGCAAGAAGGTCAAGCGCGGCACCGTCAACACCGTGATCTGGTTCGCCGTGCTGATCGTGACCACCGCCGTCATCCTGTACCCGCTCGTCTGGCTGGTCTTCTCGACCTTCAAGCCCTCGGCCGAGTTCGGCCAGAACCCGGGTCTGATCCCCGACAACCCGACGATCAACAACTACCTGAAGGTGCTCGACGGCATCGCCGGCATCCCGCTCTGGCGGTTCTTCGCCAACTCGCTGCTGATCGCGGTGCTGGCGGTCATCGGAGTCCTGGCGTCGTCGGCGTTGGCGGCCTACGCGTTCGCGCGCATCAAGTTCAAGGGCGTCGGCATCTTCTTCGCCGCGATGATCGGAACGCTGCTCCTGCCGTTCCACGTCATCATCATCCCGCAGTACATCATGTTCCAGAAGCTCGACCTGATCGACACCTACGTGCCGCTGATCCTGCCGAAATTCCTCGCGACCGAGGCGTTCTTCGTCTTCCTGATCGTGCAGTTCATCCGCAACATCCCGCGCGACATGGACGAAGCGGCCCGTATCGACGGTGCCGGCCACATCAGGATCTTCTTCTCGATCATCCTTCCCCTGATCCGGCCCGCGTTGATCACGAGCGCGATCTTCGCGTTCATCTGGACGTGGAACGACTTCCTCGGCCCGTTGCTCTACGTGAACTCGCCCGAGAAGTACCCGCTGCCCATCGCGCTGCGGTTGTACAACGACGCGACATCCACGTCTGACTACGGGGCCACGGTCGCCGTGTCGTTCCTCGCCCTCCTGCCGATCCTGATCTTCTTCATCGTGTTCCAGCGGTTCCTCGTCGAGGGTGTCGCGACGCAGGGACTCAAGGGGTGA
- a CDS encoding carbohydrate ABC transporter permease: protein MLPWMIGFLGLTLGPMIYSLYLSFTKYNLFSDPQFVGFDNYVRMFTQDPQFMQSVQITLIYVLVGTPVKLAAALGVAMLLNYRNKGSGFFRSSFYAPSLIGASVSVAIVWRAMFSSGGPVDSSLSIFGINIGGWVGNISLVLPMMILLAVWQFGAPMVIFLAGLKQIPQELYEAASVDGAGPVRKFKSVTLPMLSSVIFFNLLLETINAFQVFSSAFIISNGSGGPAGMTNFYTLYLYKRGFADGQMGYAAAMAWVLLIVVAIIAFVLFRTSNRWVHYAGESK, encoded by the coding sequence CTGCTCCCGTGGATGATCGGTTTCCTGGGGCTCACCCTCGGCCCGATGATCTACTCGCTCTACTTGTCGTTCACGAAGTACAACCTGTTCTCCGATCCCCAGTTCGTCGGTTTCGACAACTACGTGCGGATGTTCACCCAGGACCCGCAGTTCATGCAGTCCGTCCAGATCACCCTGATCTACGTGCTCGTCGGCACCCCGGTGAAGCTGGCGGCGGCGCTCGGAGTCGCGATGCTCCTCAACTACCGCAACAAGGGCTCCGGATTCTTCCGCTCGTCGTTCTACGCTCCGTCGCTGATCGGTGCGTCGGTATCCGTCGCGATCGTCTGGCGCGCGATGTTCTCCTCCGGCGGCCCGGTCGACTCCTCGCTGAGCATCTTCGGAATCAACATCGGCGGCTGGGTGGGGAACATCTCGCTCGTCCTGCCGATGATGATCCTGCTCGCGGTGTGGCAGTTCGGCGCCCCGATGGTCATCTTCCTCGCCGGCCTCAAGCAGATACCCCAGGAGCTCTACGAAGCCGCCTCTGTCGACGGTGCCGGACCGGTGCGCAAGTTCAAGTCCGTCACCCTGCCGATGCTGAGCTCGGTGATCTTCTTCAACCTGCTGCTCGAGACCATCAACGCGTTCCAGGTCTTCTCCTCCGCGTTCATCATCTCCAACGGCTCGGGCGGCCCCGCCGGCATGACGAACTTCTACACCCTGTACCTCTACAAGCGAGGATTCGCCGACGGGCAGATGGGATACGCGGCCGCTATGGCGTGGGTGCTCCTGATCGTCGTCGCCATCATCGCGTTCGTCCTGTTCCGCACCTCGAACCGCTGGGTCCACTACGCAGGAGAGAGCAAATGA
- a CDS encoding ABC transporter substrate-binding protein: MFSIRKSRAAAAVGLGISAAIVLAGCSGGGAEPATTYDPDEKVTLNFAFWGNDVRAALYDEAFAAFNEEYPNITVNSSFLGFPEFWEKRQTEAAGGGLPDVMQFDYSYLRQYSENGLLLDLDPYLGNIIDTDPLSENILGIGVVGDVTTGIPTSTNAWGLYTNPKLLEQVGVEGYEGGGSWDDYADWMETVTDAGAAQGIYGGTDWTGRIQNFELQLRAEGSYLFSEDAEPGFDKDRLAEFWEQGDDVRDGVTIPQQRLEEIYPLSGFDAAQTTSELTWDNFGAGYLGNLGESFTELGLVEPPVTVEGAKDLYQKPSMLHTISAKTDHPEAAATLVNFLVNSPEVGAIFGTNRGLPASETQLEGADLQGIDAQINDYEASIEDRLGDAPPVPIIGAGTLEEKFRQIGQELGFGTLTVDEAVDQFFNEMDVVLNQ; the protein is encoded by the coding sequence ATGTTCAGCATTCGAAAATCACGCGCGGCAGCCGCCGTGGGGCTCGGCATAAGCGCGGCAATCGTGCTTGCGGGCTGCTCGGGTGGTGGCGCAGAGCCCGCCACGACCTACGACCCCGACGAGAAGGTCACCCTCAACTTCGCGTTCTGGGGCAACGACGTCCGCGCTGCGCTCTACGACGAGGCCTTCGCCGCGTTCAACGAGGAATACCCGAACATCACGGTCAACAGCTCGTTCCTCGGCTTCCCCGAGTTCTGGGAGAAGCGCCAGACGGAGGCGGCCGGAGGCGGCCTGCCCGACGTTATGCAGTTCGACTACTCGTACCTCCGCCAGTATTCCGAGAACGGGCTGCTGCTCGACCTCGACCCCTACCTCGGCAACATCATCGACACCGACCCCCTCAGCGAGAACATTCTCGGGATCGGCGTCGTCGGCGACGTGACGACGGGCATCCCGACGTCCACGAACGCCTGGGGCCTCTACACGAACCCGAAGCTGCTCGAGCAGGTCGGCGTCGAGGGCTACGAGGGCGGCGGAAGCTGGGACGACTACGCGGACTGGATGGAAACGGTCACCGACGCGGGCGCGGCCCAGGGAATCTACGGCGGAACGGACTGGACCGGACGCATCCAGAACTTCGAGCTCCAGCTGCGCGCCGAAGGCTCGTACCTGTTCAGCGAGGACGCGGAGCCCGGCTTCGACAAGGACCGCCTCGCGGAGTTCTGGGAACAGGGCGACGACGTGCGTGACGGTGTCACCATCCCGCAGCAGCGGCTCGAGGAGATCTACCCGCTCTCCGGCTTCGACGCGGCACAGACCACCAGCGAGCTGACCTGGGACAACTTCGGCGCCGGCTACCTCGGCAACCTCGGCGAGAGCTTCACCGAGCTCGGCCTGGTCGAGCCGCCCGTGACCGTCGAGGGCGCGAAGGACCTGTACCAGAAGCCGTCCATGCTCCACACGATCTCGGCCAAGACCGACCACCCCGAGGCCGCGGCGACGCTGGTGAACTTCCTCGTCAACTCGCCGGAGGTCGGAGCGATCTTCGGAACGAACCGCGGCCTGCCGGCCTCGGAGACGCAGCTCGAGGGCGCCGACCTCCAGGGTATTGACGCGCAGATCAACGACTACGAGGCTTCTATCGAAGACCGCCTCGGAGACGCACCGCCCGTGCCGATCATCGGTGCCGGCACGCTGGAGGAGAAATTCCGCCAGATCGGCCAGGAGCTCGGCTTCGGCACCCTCACGGTCGACGAAGCGGTCGACCAGTTCTTCAACGAGATGGACGTCGTCCTCAACCAGTAA
- a CDS encoding alpha-L-fucosidase, which translates to MTAQSRLPEWARDASFGIFVHWGPYSVPAWAEPTGAWGAVPPEEWFAHNAYAEWYANTVRIAGSPAEAHQREEHGGAPYDSFLDRWKAEEYSPSDWAALFAAAGADYVIPVTKHHDGVTLWDAPGSGDLTTVARGPKRDLLAPLADAVRAEGIRFGVYYSGGLDWAFTDFPPLETMEHVDDYRPVDDAYARYATGHVRDLIDRYRPSVIWNDIEWPDAGKADGTLDALMAHYRAVVPDGIVNDRWGTDLWDYRTSEYSHDTQNEAGVGWEHNRGLGFSFGFNQLEDESLTLGPRELARLYADIVSRGGRLLLNIGPKASGEIPAVQRRTLEGISAWMGEVKPLTIGRSPVAADAVTASSPSGEAPWFRAWRVGDRIVVVVDSADTVVTATGEVVRVQLPE; encoded by the coding sequence ATGACAGCACAGTCCCGGCTCCCCGAGTGGGCGCGAGACGCGAGTTTCGGGATCTTCGTTCACTGGGGGCCGTACTCGGTTCCGGCCTGGGCGGAGCCCACCGGGGCGTGGGGAGCGGTGCCGCCGGAGGAGTGGTTCGCCCACAACGCCTACGCCGAGTGGTACGCGAACACCGTGCGCATCGCGGGGTCCCCGGCCGAAGCGCACCAGCGCGAGGAACACGGCGGGGCGCCGTACGACAGCTTCCTCGACCGGTGGAAGGCGGAGGAGTACTCCCCGTCGGACTGGGCCGCGCTCTTCGCGGCGGCCGGCGCCGACTACGTGATCCCCGTCACGAAACACCACGACGGCGTGACCCTGTGGGACGCACCGGGGTCGGGCGATCTGACGACCGTCGCCCGCGGTCCGAAGCGCGACCTGCTCGCGCCTCTCGCCGACGCGGTCCGCGCCGAAGGTATCCGCTTCGGCGTCTACTACTCCGGCGGGCTCGACTGGGCGTTCACCGATTTCCCTCCGCTGGAGACCATGGAGCACGTCGACGACTACCGCCCGGTCGACGACGCCTACGCGCGCTACGCCACCGGCCACGTCCGCGACCTCATCGACCGGTACCGGCCCTCGGTGATCTGGAACGACATCGAGTGGCCCGACGCGGGCAAGGCCGACGGAACTCTCGACGCCCTGATGGCGCACTACCGGGCGGTCGTGCCGGACGGCATCGTCAACGACCGATGGGGAACCGATCTCTGGGACTACCGCACGAGCGAGTACTCGCACGACACGCAGAACGAGGCCGGCGTCGGGTGGGAACACAACCGCGGGCTCGGGTTCTCCTTCGGTTTCAACCAACTCGAGGACGAGTCGCTCACCCTCGGCCCGCGCGAGCTGGCCCGCCTCTACGCCGACATCGTGTCGCGCGGCGGCCGGCTGCTCCTGAACATCGGGCCGAAGGCCTCCGGCGAGATCCCCGCTGTGCAGCGCCGCACCCTCGAGGGCATCAGCGCCTGGATGGGCGAGGTCAAACCGCTCACCATCGGCCGATCGCCCGTTGCGGCAGACGCCGTCACCGCGTCGTCACCGAGCGGCGAGGCCCCGTGGTTCCGGGCCTGGCGCGTCGGCGACCGCATTGTCGTCGTCGTCGACTCCGCGGACACCGTGGTCACGGCCACGGGCGAGGTCGTCCGCGTCCAGCTGCCCGAGTAG